A genomic segment from Halomonas sp. TA22 encodes:
- the radC gene encoding DNA repair protein RadC: MSIRDWPEGERPREKLLAIGPAGLSDAELLAIFLRVGVKGRSAVDLARDLLTAFGGLRQLLEADRVRFCAEHGLGEAKYVQLQAVHELSRRHLAAQLERGGALTSPGLVRAYFASQLRHLGHEEFAALFLDSQHRVIRYESLFRGTLDSASVYPREVARRALELGAGAIIFAHNHPSGVAEPSDADRRITERLRTALDLFGIRVLDHFVVGDGEVVSFAERGWL; this comes from the coding sequence GTGTCGATTCGTGACTGGCCGGAGGGTGAACGGCCCAGAGAGAAGTTGCTTGCGATCGGGCCGGCGGGACTGTCGGATGCCGAGCTGTTGGCGATCTTCCTGCGGGTGGGCGTCAAGGGGCGTTCGGCGGTGGATCTGGCGCGCGATCTGCTCACCGCCTTCGGTGGGCTGCGTCAGCTGCTCGAGGCCGACCGCGTGCGCTTCTGCGCCGAGCATGGCCTGGGCGAGGCCAAGTACGTTCAGCTACAGGCGGTGCACGAGCTGTCGCGTCGCCACCTGGCGGCGCAGCTGGAGCGGGGTGGCGCGCTGACCTCACCGGGGCTGGTGCGGGCCTATTTCGCCTCGCAGCTTCGCCATCTTGGTCATGAGGAGTTCGCTGCCCTGTTTCTCGACAGCCAGCACCGGGTGATTCGCTACGAGTCGCTGTTTCGCGGCACCCTGGACAGTGCCTCCGTCTACCCCCGCGAGGTGGCCAGGCGCGCACTGGAGCTAGGTGCCGGCGCGATCATCTTCGCTCACAATCACCCCTCCGGCGTGGCCGAGCCGAGCGACGCCGACCGACGCATCACCGAGCGCCTCAGAACGGCACTGGATCTGTTCGGGATACGCGTGCTCGATCACTTCGTCGTCGGCGATGGGGAAGTGGTCTCGTTCGCCGAGCGTGGATGGTTATAG
- a CDS encoding DUF2007 domain-containing protein: MAPGYVRVFAHANALLVSHVRNVLSGAEIPAELRNMTLGGGAGELPLGECEPEVWVARDNAERAISLIHESLRGGGETLPDWCCPQCGETLEGAFDTCWNCGESRR; the protein is encoded by the coding sequence ATGGCGCCTGGCTACGTTCGCGTCTTCGCCCATGCCAACGCGCTGCTGGTCAGCCATGTGCGCAATGTGTTGAGTGGCGCCGAAATCCCCGCCGAACTTCGCAACATGACGCTGGGCGGTGGTGCCGGCGAGTTGCCGCTAGGGGAGTGCGAACCGGAGGTCTGGGTCGCCCGAGACAATGCCGAGCGTGCTATTTCCCTGATCCACGAGTCGCTTCGGGGAGGTGGCGAAACGTTGCCTGACTGGTGCTGTCCGCAATGTGGCGAGACCCTGGAAGGGGCCTTCGATACCTGCTGGAACTGTGGTGAGTCGCGCCGCTGA
- the rpmG gene encoding 50S ribosomal protein L33, which yields MRDKIRMVSSAGTGHFYTTDKNKRNTPDKLEMKKFDPVIRQHVMYKEAKIK from the coding sequence ATGCGTGACAAGATCAGGATGGTGTCCAGCGCCGGTACCGGCCACTTCTACACCACCGACAAGAACAAGCGGAACACTCCGGACAAGCTCGAGATGAAGAAGTTCGATCCAGTGATCCGTCAGCACGTGATGTACAAGGAAGCCAAGATCAAGTAA
- the ftsX gene encoding permease-like cell division protein FtsX, which yields MSRQESRAVPRGARSHQTRTASRMRAWSRHHRAMCVDSARRLVHQPLGSLLTMLAIAIALVLPAALWLTLDSARMLDAELEESATLTVYLDIGVEEAQAMRIAQALGAHEWVAATRLITASEGMAEFQQALGLSDALGRLEENPLPASVVVAPQDSSPDAVRHLAQDLETVVGVDEVRLDLAWLERLGRLAELGQRVALALAVLFGLGVLLIVGNTIRLAVESRRKEIEVVTLIGATHAFVRRPFLYSGAWYGLGGGLLAWGLLTLGGEWLAAPVTALAESYGAHFAMPRLDALGSAILLSSSTLLGLLGAWMAVSRHLAEIRPR from the coding sequence ATGAGCCGCCAGGAGAGCCGTGCGGTGCCGCGTGGCGCACGTAGCCACCAGACCCGCACGGCAAGCCGGATGCGGGCGTGGTCGCGCCATCACCGGGCGATGTGCGTCGACAGTGCCCGCCGCCTGGTGCATCAGCCACTGGGCAGCCTGTTGACGATGCTTGCGATCGCCATCGCTCTGGTGCTGCCGGCTGCGCTGTGGCTGACCCTGGATAGTGCGCGGATGCTGGATGCTGAGCTCGAGGAGAGCGCCACGCTCACCGTCTATCTCGATATCGGCGTCGAAGAGGCGCAGGCGATGCGCATCGCGCAAGCACTCGGGGCACACGAGTGGGTTGCCGCGACGCGGTTGATCACGGCCTCGGAGGGCATGGCCGAGTTTCAGCAGGCGCTGGGCCTGAGCGATGCCCTGGGGCGGCTCGAGGAGAATCCGCTGCCGGCAAGCGTGGTGGTCGCCCCTCAGGACTCGAGCCCCGATGCGGTGCGCCACCTGGCCCAAGATCTCGAGACGGTCGTCGGTGTCGATGAGGTGCGCCTCGACCTGGCCTGGCTTGAGCGCTTAGGACGCCTGGCGGAGCTTGGCCAGCGCGTGGCTCTGGCCCTTGCCGTGCTGTTCGGCCTGGGGGTGCTGCTGATCGTCGGCAACACCATTCGCCTGGCGGTGGAGAGCCGGCGCAAGGAGATCGAGGTGGTGACCCTGATCGGCGCCACGCACGCCTTCGTGCGCCGCCCCTTTCTGTATAGCGGTGCCTGGTATGGCCTTGGCGGCGGGTTGCTCGCCTGGGGTCTGCTCACCCTTGGCGGAGAATGGTTGGCGGCACCGGTCACGGCCCTGGCGGAGAGCTATGGTGCGCATTTCGCCATGCCGCGACTCGACGCCCTGGGCTCGGCAATTCTGCTATCATCGAGTACACTATTGGGCCTACTGGGCGCCTGGATGGCGGTGAGCCGTCATCTGGCGGAAATCCGCCCACGTTAG
- the slmA gene encoding nucleoid occlusion factor SlmA has product MTQVIPKQSRQEQILQALALMLEEDSGKRITIAALARQVGVSEAALYRHFPSKARMFEGLIEFIEETLFERIRRILDETPEALPRCQQILTLLLAFAEKNPGLSRLLGGDALTGETARLRLRIHQLFERLETQLKQILREAEIREARRPAVPAASGANVLMAHVEGRISQYVRSDFRRRPTEFWEDQWPLLSAQLLVDVPHIAPAKVCP; this is encoded by the coding sequence ATGACGCAGGTAATACCCAAGCAGAGCCGCCAGGAGCAGATCCTCCAGGCGCTCGCGCTAATGCTTGAGGAAGATAGTGGCAAGCGCATCACTATCGCCGCACTGGCCCGCCAGGTCGGGGTATCGGAAGCGGCGCTCTACCGCCATTTTCCCAGCAAGGCGCGCATGTTCGAGGGGTTGATCGAGTTCATCGAGGAGACCCTGTTCGAACGCATCCGACGTATCCTCGACGAGACACCGGAAGCGCTGCCCCGTTGCCAGCAGATCCTCACCCTGCTGCTGGCCTTCGCCGAGAAGAATCCCGGGCTGTCGCGACTGCTCGGCGGCGATGCCCTGACCGGCGAGACAGCGCGTCTGCGGCTGCGTATCCATCAGCTCTTCGAACGCCTGGAAACCCAGCTCAAGCAGATCCTGCGTGAGGCCGAGATACGCGAGGCCAGGCGCCCCGCCGTTCCCGCGGCAAGTGGCGCCAACGTGCTGATGGCGCATGTCGAAGGGCGTATTTCTCAATATGTGCGCAGCGACTTCCGTCGCCGGCCCACCGAGTTCTGGGAGGATCAGTGGCCGCTGCTCTCAGCCCAGTTGCTGGTCGATGTGCCGCATATCGCCCCGGCCAAGGTTTGTCCCTGA
- a CDS encoding phosphomannomutase/phosphoglucomutase produces MTQVPASIFRAYDIRGIVDDTLTEEAVEQIGRAIGSEAAKRGESKVIVARDGRLSGPRLQAALTRGLTAAGRDVVDIGMVPTPVLYYATHITEGTASGVMVTGSHNPPDYNGFKIVLGGETLSGDAITALYQRIVEGDLESGEGSVSEQDVRESYLERILGDVKLAGPIKAVVDCGNGVAGELGPKLVEQLGAEMIPLFAEIDGNFPNHHPDPGKPENLKDLIREVKASGADIGLAFDGDGDRLGVITPKGELIYPDRLMMAFAEDMLTRNPGAKVIFDVKCTGNLAQVIEKSGGTPEMWRTGHSLIKARMKETGALLAGEMSGHIFFKERWYGFDDGLYGAARLLEILSKQEIDADAFFDRFPQDLGTPELNITVTDETKFDLVERLANEGDFGEDGVKTTLDGIRVDYPDGWGLCRASNTTPVLVMRFEGKSQEALTRIQQSFGAALKQVAPDIELPY; encoded by the coding sequence ATGACACAGGTACCCGCCTCCATCTTCCGTGCCTACGATATTCGCGGCATCGTCGATGACACCCTGACCGAGGAGGCCGTCGAACAGATCGGCCGCGCCATCGGCAGCGAGGCCGCCAAGCGCGGCGAATCGAAGGTCATCGTCGCCCGCGACGGGCGTCTCTCCGGCCCGCGCCTGCAGGCGGCCCTGACGCGCGGGCTCACCGCCGCCGGGCGCGACGTTGTCGACATCGGCATGGTGCCCACCCCGGTGCTCTACTACGCCACCCATATCACCGAAGGCACCGCCTCTGGCGTGATGGTCACCGGCAGCCACAACCCGCCGGACTACAACGGCTTCAAGATCGTGCTCGGCGGCGAGACGCTCTCCGGCGACGCGATCACCGCTCTCTACCAGCGCATCGTCGAGGGCGACCTTGAGAGCGGCGAAGGGAGCGTAAGCGAACAGGACGTACGCGAATCCTACCTCGAGCGCATCCTCGGCGACGTCAAGCTGGCCGGCCCGATCAAGGCGGTGGTCGACTGCGGCAACGGCGTGGCCGGCGAATTGGGGCCCAAGCTGGTCGAGCAGCTCGGTGCGGAGATGATTCCGCTGTTCGCCGAGATAGACGGCAACTTCCCCAATCACCACCCCGACCCCGGCAAGCCCGAGAACCTCAAGGACCTGATCCGCGAGGTCAAGGCCAGCGGCGCCGACATCGGCCTGGCTTTCGACGGCGACGGCGACCGTCTGGGGGTGATCACTCCCAAGGGCGAGCTGATCTACCCCGACCGGCTGATGATGGCCTTCGCCGAGGACATGCTGACTCGCAACCCAGGCGCCAAGGTGATCTTCGACGTCAAGTGCACCGGCAATCTGGCCCAGGTCATCGAGAAATCCGGCGGCACGCCGGAGATGTGGCGCACCGGCCACTCGCTGATCAAGGCACGCATGAAGGAGACCGGCGCCCTGCTCGCCGGCGAGATGAGCGGTCATATCTTCTTCAAGGAGCGCTGGTACGGCTTCGATGATGGCCTCTACGGCGCCGCTCGCCTGCTCGAGATTCTCTCCAAGCAGGAGATCGACGCCGATGCCTTCTTCGACCGCTTCCCCCAGGACCTCGGCACGCCGGAGCTGAACATCACCGTCACCGACGAGACCAAGTTCGACCTGGTCGAGCGCCTGGCCAACGAGGGCGACTTCGGTGAGGATGGCGTCAAGACCACCCTCGACGGGATTCGTGTCGACTACCCGGACGGCTGGGGCCTGTGCCGCGCCTCGAACACCACCCCGGTGCTGGTGATGCGCTTCGAAGGCAAGAGCCAGGAAGCGTTGACACGCATCCAGCAAAGCTTCGGCGCCGCCCTCAAGCAGGTCGCACCGGACATCGAACTGCCCTACTGA
- the rpmB gene encoding 50S ribosomal protein L28 — translation MSKVCQVTGKRPVTGNNVSHSQRKTRRRFLPNLHSHRFWVESEKRFVKLRISSKGMRIIDKKGIEAVIADIRKRGESV, via the coding sequence ATGTCCAAAGTATGTCAGGTTACCGGCAAGCGCCCGGTGACTGGTAATAACGTATCGCACTCCCAGCGCAAGACGCGTCGTCGTTTCTTGCCGAACCTGCACTCCCACCGTTTCTGGGTGGAGTCAGAGAAGCGCTTCGTCAAGCTGCGCATCTCCTCCAAGGGCATGCGTATCATCGACAAGAAGGGTATCGAGGCAGTCATCGCCGATATCCGCAAGCGCGGCGAAAGCGTCTAA
- the coaBC gene encoding bifunctional phosphopantothenoylcysteine decarboxylase/phosphopantothenate--cysteine ligase CoaBC, giving the protein MTSAMTSLLDKRILLGISGGIAAYKSAHLARLLKKAGAEVRVVMTEGAQAFITPLTLQALTGEAVHTSLLDPEAEAGMGHIALARWAEMILVAPATADLMARLATGMADDLLTTLCLASGAKRVMVPAMNQAMWRHPATLRNAAQLEEDGWRLLGPDAGDQACGDVGPGRMLEPEAILAGLTQTPDAQALFPVDQRPAAGLVITITAGPTREALDPVRYLSNHSSGKMGFALAEIAANLGATVRLISGPVALETPRGVERIAVESACEMLAAAKRVAGESDVFIGCAAVADYRAEQVSEHKIKKRAAGEKGLTLRLVRNPDIIAEIAASTPRPFMVGFAAETRDLETYAADKLERKGLDMIVANDVSLADQGFGADHNAALLLWRTGEGAAPGRRDMPRSTKRELAEAILHSILERLPLAGAGDAPPRLGA; this is encoded by the coding sequence ATGACTAGTGCCATGACATCACTGCTCGACAAACGCATTCTGCTCGGCATCAGCGGCGGCATCGCCGCCTACAAGAGCGCGCATCTGGCACGGCTTTTGAAGAAGGCCGGGGCGGAGGTGCGCGTGGTCATGACCGAAGGCGCCCAGGCCTTCATCACGCCACTGACCCTGCAGGCACTGACCGGCGAAGCAGTGCATACCTCGCTGCTCGACCCCGAGGCCGAGGCTGGCATGGGCCATATCGCACTGGCTCGCTGGGCCGAGATGATCCTCGTCGCCCCCGCCACCGCCGATCTGATGGCGCGCCTGGCCACTGGCATGGCCGATGATCTGCTCACCACCCTGTGCCTGGCAAGCGGTGCCAAGCGGGTGATGGTCCCGGCCATGAACCAGGCGATGTGGCGTCACCCGGCCACGCTGCGCAACGCCGCCCAGTTAGAGGAGGACGGCTGGCGCCTGCTCGGCCCCGATGCCGGCGACCAGGCCTGCGGCGATGTGGGGCCTGGGCGCATGCTGGAGCCCGAGGCGATCCTCGCCGGGCTTACCCAGACGCCCGACGCGCAGGCGCTGTTCCCTGTCGATCAAAGGCCTGCCGCCGGGCTTGTGATCACCATCACCGCCGGACCTACCCGCGAAGCCCTCGACCCGGTGCGCTATCTCTCCAACCATAGCTCCGGCAAGATGGGCTTTGCGCTGGCCGAAATAGCGGCCAACCTCGGCGCCACGGTCAGGTTGATCAGCGGCCCGGTGGCGCTGGAAACGCCCCGCGGTGTCGAGAGGATCGCCGTAGAGTCGGCCTGCGAGATGCTCGCCGCAGCCAAGCGCGTGGCCGGCGAGAGCGATGTTTTCATCGGTTGCGCGGCAGTGGCCGACTACCGCGCCGAGCAGGTCAGCGAGCACAAGATCAAGAAGCGCGCAGCGGGAGAAAAGGGGCTGACGCTCAGGCTGGTCCGCAATCCCGACATCATCGCCGAAATCGCCGCCTCCACCCCGCGTCCCTTCATGGTGGGCTTTGCCGCTGAAACCCGTGACCTCGAGACCTACGCCGCCGACAAGCTCGAGCGCAAGGGACTCGACATGATCGTGGCCAATGACGTATCGCTGGCAGACCAGGGATTCGGTGCCGATCACAATGCCGCCCTGCTGCTGTGGCGCACGGGCGAAGGTGCCGCACCCGGACGGCGCGACATGCCCAGAAGCACCAAGCGCGAGCTCGCAGAGGCGATCCTCCACAGCATCCTCGAGCGCCTGCCCCTAGCCGGGGCAGGCGACGCTCCGCCCCGGCTAGGGGCCTGA
- a CDS encoding class I SAM-dependent rRNA methyltransferase, translated as MTESSVTERLRLKKNADRRLKAGHLWLYSNEIDIEATPLKTFEPGAQAVIEAANGKAMGVAYVNPHSLICARVVSRDADVRLDRSLLVHRFNQALGLRERLYAKPFYRLVHGEGDLLPGLIVDRFDDVLVVQLNTLGMEHLGEEVIAALDKVLSPRAIVFKNDSSGRRQEQLESQVEVVKGELPEQVVLEENGVRFVVPVLDGQKTGWFYDHRDNRAWLNGLVAGKRVLDVFSYVGGWGVQAAAHGASEVLCVDASGDALERVAENAALNGLAEQVAVGQGDAFEALAALKADGEQFDVIVLDPPAFIKKRKDIPNGERAYSRLNREAIRLLGRDGLLISASCSMHLATERLMECVRSAVRHQDRHGQVIYQGHQGGDHPVHPAIPETAYLKALGVRVFRD; from the coding sequence ATGACGGAGAGTTCCGTGACCGAACGCCTGCGCTTGAAGAAGAATGCCGACCGCCGCCTCAAGGCGGGGCATCTGTGGTTGTACTCCAACGAGATCGATATCGAGGCCACGCCGCTCAAGACCTTCGAGCCCGGTGCCCAGGCGGTGATCGAGGCTGCCAACGGCAAAGCGATGGGGGTGGCCTACGTCAACCCCCACTCGCTGATCTGCGCCCGTGTCGTCTCGCGCGATGCGGACGTGCGGCTCGACCGCTCGCTGCTGGTCCACCGCTTCAACCAGGCGTTGGGGCTGCGCGAGCGTCTGTATGCCAAGCCCTTCTATCGGCTGGTGCACGGCGAGGGCGATCTGCTGCCTGGCTTGATCGTCGATCGTTTCGATGACGTGCTGGTGGTGCAGCTCAATACCCTGGGCATGGAGCATCTCGGCGAGGAGGTGATCGCGGCGCTCGACAAGGTGCTCTCGCCACGTGCCATCGTGTTCAAGAACGACTCCTCCGGACGGCGTCAGGAGCAGCTCGAATCCCAGGTGGAGGTGGTCAAGGGCGAGCTGCCCGAGCAGGTGGTGCTCGAGGAGAATGGCGTGCGCTTCGTGGTGCCGGTACTCGATGGCCAGAAGACTGGCTGGTTCTATGATCACCGTGATAACCGCGCCTGGCTCAATGGTCTGGTGGCCGGCAAGCGGGTGCTAGACGTGTTCAGCTACGTCGGTGGCTGGGGGGTGCAGGCGGCGGCACATGGGGCAAGCGAAGTGTTGTGTGTGGACGCCTCGGGCGACGCGCTGGAGCGGGTCGCCGAGAACGCTGCCCTCAACGGCTTGGCCGAGCAGGTGGCGGTGGGCCAGGGCGATGCCTTCGAGGCGCTCGCCGCGCTCAAGGCCGATGGCGAACAGTTCGACGTAATCGTCCTCGACCCACCGGCATTCATCAAGAAGCGCAAGGATATTCCCAACGGGGAGCGAGCCTACTCACGGCTCAACCGTGAAGCGATTCGTCTGCTGGGTCGCGATGGGCTACTGATCAGCGCCTCCTGTTCGATGCATCTGGCCACGGAGCGACTGATGGAGTGCGTGCGCAGCGCGGTGCGCCATCAGGACCGCCATGGACAGGTGATCTATCAGGGACATCAGGGCGGGGATCATCCGGTGCATCCGGCGATCCCGGAAACGGCCTATCTCAAGGCGCTCGGCGTGCGCGTCTTTCGCGACTGA
- the argB gene encoding acetylglutamate kinase: MSEQTPRDPRQVVEVLSEALPYIQRFSGKTIVVKYGGNAMTEDTLIDSFARDMVLLKEVGINPVVVHGGGPQIGDLLAKLKIESRFVNGMRVTDAETMDVVEMVLGGLVNKGIVNLINQCGGKAIGLTGKDGAQIIARQLKVSHKTPEMTVPEIIDIGHVGEVEHISTDLIEMLAERDFIPVIAPIGVDAQGRSYNINADLVAGKVAEALGAEKLMLLTNVAGLMNAEGEVLTGLSTHDVDALIEDGTIYGGMLPKIRCALDAVKGGVKSAHIIDGRVPHATLLEIFTNSGVGTQILDPEDLPVQA; this comes from the coding sequence ATGAGCGAACAGACACCACGCGACCCCCGCCAGGTGGTCGAAGTACTCTCCGAAGCCCTTCCTTACATCCAGCGCTTTTCCGGCAAGACCATCGTGGTCAAGTATGGCGGCAACGCCATGACCGAAGACACCCTGATCGACTCCTTCGCCCGCGACATGGTGCTGCTCAAGGAGGTCGGCATCAATCCGGTGGTCGTGCATGGCGGCGGCCCGCAGATCGGCGATCTGCTGGCCAAGCTCAAGATCGAGTCGCGCTTCGTCAACGGCATGCGCGTCACCGATGCCGAGACCATGGACGTGGTGGAGATGGTGCTGGGCGGACTGGTCAACAAGGGAATCGTCAACCTCATCAACCAGTGCGGCGGCAAGGCGATCGGACTCACCGGAAAGGATGGCGCCCAGATCATCGCCCGCCAGCTCAAGGTGAGCCACAAGACACCCGAGATGACCGTCCCCGAGATCATCGACATCGGTCATGTCGGCGAGGTCGAGCATATCTCCACGGACCTGATCGAGATGCTCGCCGAGCGCGACTTCATCCCGGTGATCGCGCCGATAGGCGTCGACGCACAGGGGCGCAGCTACAACATCAATGCCGACCTGGTGGCCGGCAAGGTGGCCGAGGCGCTGGGGGCGGAGAAACTGATGCTGCTGACCAATGTCGCCGGCTTGATGAACGCCGAAGGCGAAGTGCTCACCGGCCTCTCGACCCATGACGTGGATGCGCTGATCGAGGACGGCACCATCTACGGCGGCATGTTGCCGAAGATTCGCTGTGCCCTCGACGCGGTGAAGGGGGGCGTGAAGAGCGCGCACATCATCGATGGGCGGGTGCCCCACGCCACGCTGCTCGAGATCTTCACCAACTCCGGGGTCGGCACCCAGATCCTCGATCCCGAGGACCTTCCCGTCCAGGCATGA
- the rpoH gene encoding RNA polymerase sigma factor RpoH, whose product MSTSLQPLGNLSPGRDLNGYIQAVNGIAVLTVEEERELAFRLHEQSDLDAARRLVMSHLRFVVHIARSYSGYGLPQADLIQEGNVGLMKAVKRFDPNQGVRLVSFAVHWIKAEIHEFVLRNWRIVKIATTKAQRKLFFNLRSAKKRLAWLNNDEVDAIAKDLDVKPEVVREMEGRLTAYDAGFDAAPGEDDEQGYQAPVFFLDDARYDPATQIEDNDWEEDSTRRLQGALETLDERSRDILQRRWLNEPKATLHELADVYGVSAERIRQLEKNAMNKIKLQIGDALVA is encoded by the coding sequence ATGAGCACCAGTCTTCAGCCTCTTGGTAATCTATCGCCGGGTCGCGACCTGAATGGCTACATTCAGGCAGTGAATGGTATCGCCGTGCTGACCGTCGAGGAGGAGCGCGAGCTCGCCTTCCGCTTGCATGAGCAGAGCGATCTCGATGCCGCCCGCCGGTTGGTCATGTCGCACCTGCGCTTCGTCGTGCATATCGCGCGCAGTTATTCGGGCTATGGCCTGCCCCAGGCCGACCTGATCCAAGAGGGCAACGTGGGCCTGATGAAGGCCGTCAAGCGCTTCGATCCCAACCAGGGCGTACGCCTGGTCTCCTTTGCGGTGCACTGGATCAAGGCCGAGATTCACGAGTTCGTGCTGCGCAACTGGCGCATCGTCAAGATCGCCACCACCAAGGCGCAGCGCAAGCTGTTCTTCAATCTGCGCAGCGCCAAGAAGCGCCTGGCTTGGCTGAACAATGACGAAGTCGATGCCATTGCCAAGGATCTCGATGTCAAGCCGGAGGTGGTGCGCGAGATGGAGGGTCGGCTGACGGCTTATGATGCCGGATTCGACGCCGCGCCCGGCGAGGACGACGAGCAAGGCTATCAGGCACCGGTGTTCTTCCTCGATGACGCTCGCTACGATCCGGCGACCCAGATCGAGGACAACGACTGGGAGGAGGACTCCACGCGTCGGCTCCAGGGGGCGCTTGAGACGCTGGATGAGCGTTCGCGGGATATCCTGCAACGTCGCTGGCTGAACGAGCCCAAGGCGACCCTGCATGAATTGGCCGATGTCTATGGCGTCTCCGCCGAGCGCATTCGACAGCTCGAGAAGAACGCCATGAACAAGATCAAGCTGCAGATCGGCGACGCTCTGGTGGCGTGA
- the mutM gene encoding bifunctional DNA-formamidopyrimidine glycosylase/DNA-(apurinic or apyrimidinic site) lyase, with product MPELPEVETTRRGLAPHVEGREIREVVVRQRRLRTPVPEGLENALVGSRIGPLGRRAKYLLVPLSGAQGEGDTLIWHLGMSGSLRIARLGDVPKKHDHIDLVLEDGAILRYHDPRRFGFVDWLKGNVEQDPRLARLGPEPLSPAFHGSRLHALSRGRRIAVKPFLMDNAVVVGVGNIYASEALFLAGIDPRRAAGRISQERYERLAVAVREVLTAAITQGGTTLRDFVSGTGEPGYFAQRLSVYGRHGQPCQHCGGELRLVTLGQRASVFCAVCQT from the coding sequence ATGCCAGAGTTGCCCGAAGTCGAAACTACCCGCCGAGGCCTTGCGCCCCATGTCGAAGGGCGCGAGATTCGCGAGGTCGTGGTGCGTCAGCGCCGCCTGCGCACGCCAGTGCCGGAAGGGCTCGAGAACGCCTTGGTGGGGTCGCGTATCGGCCCGCTTGGGCGCCGTGCCAAGTACCTGCTCGTGCCGCTGTCAGGTGCCCAGGGCGAGGGCGACACCTTGATCTGGCATCTCGGCATGTCCGGTAGCCTGCGCATCGCCCGGCTGGGCGACGTGCCCAAGAAGCACGACCATATCGATCTGGTGCTGGAGGATGGTGCCATCCTGCGCTATCACGACCCGCGCCGCTTCGGCTTCGTCGACTGGCTAAAGGGGAACGTCGAGCAGGATCCGCGCCTGGCAAGGCTCGGTCCCGAGCCGCTCTCGCCTGCGTTTCATGGCAGCCGGCTGCACGCCTTGTCACGCGGGCGTCGCATTGCCGTGAAACCCTTCCTGATGGACAACGCCGTGGTGGTGGGGGTGGGCAACATCTACGCAAGCGAAGCACTGTTCCTGGCTGGCATCGATCCGAGGCGCGCTGCCGGGCGCATCTCCCAGGAACGCTACGAGCGCCTGGCCGTCGCTGTGCGCGAGGTGCTCACCGCTGCCATCACCCAGGGCGGGACGACCCTGCGCGACTTTGTCAGCGGCACCGGTGAACCGGGCTATTTTGCCCAGCGCTTGAGTGTCTATGGTCGTCATGGTCAGCCCTGCCAACACTGTGGCGGTGAGCTCAGGCTGGTGACACTTGGCCAGCGCGCCAGCGTGTTCTGCGCGGTCTGTCAGACCTGA
- the dut gene encoding dUTP diphosphatase, translating into MSDTADTPSSDEPLRARPTLAVKILDERIRDYPLPHYATHGSAGMDLRALLDAPLTLEPGQCQLVRTGLAIHIADPGLAGLVLPRSGLGHKHGIVLGNLVGLIDSDYQGELMISIWNRGTTRFVLDPFERLAQYVLVPVVQAELEIVDDFDESLRGAGGFGSSGRH; encoded by the coding sequence ATGTCCGACACAGCCGACACCCCTTCATCCGACGAACCCTTGCGGGCCCGCCCCACGCTCGCCGTCAAGATTCTCGACGAGCGGATACGCGACTACCCGCTGCCGCACTATGCGACCCATGGCAGTGCCGGCATGGACCTGCGTGCCCTGCTCGATGCACCGCTAACGCTTGAGCCCGGCCAGTGCCAACTGGTGCGCACCGGCCTTGCCATCCACATTGCCGATCCAGGGCTTGCCGGCCTCGTGCTGCCCCGCTCCGGCCTGGGCCACAAGCATGGCATCGTGCTCGGCAATCTGGTCGGCCTGATCGATTCGGACTATCAGGGCGAATTGATGATCTCGATCTGGAACCGAGGCACCACGCGCTTCGTGCTCGATCCCTTCGAGCGCCTGGCACAGTACGTGCTTGTCCCCGTGGTGCAGGCCGAGCTCGAGATCGTCGATGATTTCGACGAGAGCCTGCGTGGCGCTGGCGGATTCGGCAGCTCCGGCCGCCACTGA